In Fodinibius saliphilus, a genomic segment contains:
- the mtnA gene encoding S-methyl-5-thioribose-1-phosphate isomerase, with the protein MSNNTVVQSIEWREDHVRILDQTYLPNREVYSDIRDVGRMWEAIKKLRVRGAPAIGIAAAYGFYLGIKDLPENAFESFWVEVERVAEYLETARPTAVNLNWALERLKTTIRAHKDKGISEIKDIVLETAQTIHAEDKRTCKKIGENGVELVPNDAQILTHCNTGSLATGQYGTALSVIFHAQEEGTDLHVWVDETRPLLQGARLTSWELMNAEIPMKLITDSTAGSLIRRGKVDMVIVGADRVAANGDTANKIGTYPLAVIANENDVPFYIAVPLSTIDMELENGETIPIEERDGDEIASFNDSNVAPKKVEAYNPAFDITPHKYITAFVTEEGIIEPSFEENFKKLFED; encoded by the coding sequence ATGAGTAACAATACTGTAGTACAATCTATTGAGTGGCGTGAAGACCACGTTCGTATTCTCGACCAAACCTATCTACCCAACCGTGAAGTCTATAGTGATATACGTGACGTAGGCCGTATGTGGGAGGCTATAAAAAAGCTTCGCGTTCGCGGGGCCCCTGCCATTGGTATTGCCGCAGCTTATGGTTTTTACTTAGGAATTAAAGATCTGCCCGAAAATGCCTTCGAAAGCTTTTGGGTAGAAGTGGAACGTGTTGCCGAATATCTAGAAACAGCAAGGCCTACTGCAGTAAATCTAAATTGGGCCTTAGAACGACTTAAAACAACCATTCGAGCACACAAAGATAAAGGTATTTCAGAAATCAAGGATATCGTTTTAGAAACAGCCCAAACGATCCATGCCGAAGATAAACGCACCTGTAAAAAGATTGGTGAAAATGGCGTTGAGCTCGTCCCCAATGACGCTCAGATACTAACACACTGTAATACCGGTAGCCTGGCCACCGGTCAATATGGAACGGCCCTTTCAGTGATTTTCCACGCTCAGGAGGAGGGGACCGATCTACATGTATGGGTCGATGAAACACGTCCCCTGCTCCAAGGGGCACGCCTCACTTCATGGGAGTTGATGAACGCAGAAATCCCCATGAAACTTATTACTGATTCTACTGCCGGCTCCCTTATACGACGAGGAAAGGTTGATATGGTTATTGTAGGAGCCGATCGCGTAGCTGCTAATGGAGATACTGCTAACAAAATCGGCACCTATCCACTTGCAGTTATAGCAAATGAAAATGATGTTCCCTTCTATATAGCCGTACCCCTTTCTACCATTGATATGGAATTAGAAAATGGTGAAACCATCCCTATTGAAGAACGAGACGGAGATGAAATTGCCAGTTTCAACGACTCAAATGTGGCACCAAAAAAAGTTGAAGCCTATAACCCGGCTTTCGATATCACCCCACATAAGTATATTACAGCATTTGTAACCGAAGAAGGAATCATTGAGCCATCTTTCGAAGAGAACTTTAAAAAGCTATTTGAAGACTAA
- the ytxJ gene encoding bacillithiol system redox-active protein YtxJ produces MGLFDTIGKKISGARTNDIWNSISEQGDFRTILEMSRDRAQLIYKHSHLCSVCFMSKGSLEKAATEILDFADMHFLNVVRNRSASDYIASELDIRHESPQVIIIDNKKVVWHASHGSIDTDVIIDKVER; encoded by the coding sequence ATGGGATTATTTGATACGATAGGTAAAAAGATTTCTGGAGCTAGGACCAATGATATTTGGAATAGTATTTCTGAACAGGGTGATTTTAGAACAATATTGGAGATGTCGAGAGATCGTGCGCAGCTTATTTATAAACACAGTCACTTATGTAGTGTATGTTTTATGAGTAAGGGAAGTTTAGAAAAAGCAGCAACGGAGATTCTCGATTTTGCGGATATGCATTTTTTAAATGTCGTTCGCAACCGTTCTGCTTCCGATTATATCGCTTCTGAATTAGATATACGGCATGAATCGCCACAGGTTATTATTATTGATAACAAAAAGGTGGTTTGGCATGCGTCACACGGAAGTATTGACACAGATGTTATCATCGATAAGGTGGAACGTTAA
- a CDS encoding 6-phosphofructokinase: MRIAINTGGGDAPGLNAAIRAATLAALKRGWEVYGIKNGYGSIYTDDPFIKLDAEKVHGITLQGGTILGTANRGNPFDMPYQKDDGSWDTRDVSDQLIDTFDEHEIDALVAIGGDGSMSIASRLIKKGLNVVGVPKTIDNDIFNCDVSLGFDTAIDIATGALDRITTTAASHHRIMAVEVMGRYAGWIALYAGIASSADVVLIPEIPFSYDSIVEKINEREDNGQHYTMIVVAEGAKKKDGELVTKGKSIGQQVQLGGIAGRVADELSERTGKESRSVVLGHLQRGGSPSTYDRLISLRYGAAAIRCVQQRDYNKLVVLQDNELTRIPITSIEGKMKSVPLESDTVQTARDIGICLGD; encoded by the coding sequence ATGCGTATAGCAATAAATACCGGGGGTGGTGATGCTCCCGGATTAAATGCAGCAATAAGAGCTGCTACTCTGGCTGCACTTAAAAGAGGCTGGGAAGTTTACGGTATTAAAAATGGCTATGGATCAATATATACCGATGACCCCTTTATTAAGCTTGATGCTGAAAAAGTACACGGGATTACGTTGCAGGGGGGTACGATATTAGGTACTGCTAATAGAGGAAACCCTTTTGATATGCCATATCAGAAAGATGATGGCAGTTGGGATACGCGTGATGTCTCGGATCAGCTTATTGATACATTCGATGAACACGAAATTGATGCGCTGGTTGCAATCGGCGGTGACGGATCTATGAGTATTGCCAGCCGCTTAATTAAGAAAGGTCTCAATGTTGTTGGGGTGCCTAAAACGATTGATAACGACATTTTTAATTGTGATGTATCATTAGGTTTTGATACTGCAATAGATATTGCAACTGGAGCCCTAGATCGTATCACAACAACAGCTGCATCGCATCATCGCATTATGGCAGTAGAAGTGATGGGGCGTTATGCCGGGTGGATCGCTTTATATGCTGGTATTGCATCGTCAGCCGATGTGGTGCTTATACCAGAAATCCCATTCTCGTACGATTCTATTGTCGAAAAAATTAATGAACGGGAAGACAATGGACAGCATTATACGATGATTGTGGTGGCTGAAGGAGCTAAAAAGAAAGATGGTGAACTCGTTACCAAGGGTAAATCTATTGGCCAGCAAGTGCAGCTTGGCGGTATCGCCGGGCGCGTTGCTGATGAGCTGTCTGAACGCACCGGCAAAGAGTCTCGTTCGGTGGTACTTGGGCACTTACAGCGTGGCGGTTCTCCCTCGACCTATGATCGATTAATTTCATTACGGTATGGAGCAGCTGCTATTCGGTGTGTGCAACAGCGAGATTACAATAAATTAGTGGTGCTCCAAGATAATGAGTTAACGCGGATTCCAATTACTAGTATTGAGGGAAAGATGAAATCGGTACCGCTGGAAAGTGATACAGTGCAGACAGCCAGAGATATTGGTATTTGTCTTGGTGATTAA
- a CDS encoding L-threonylcarbamoyladenylate synthase: MAERVKLHPETPHVKRLFEVTDKIRDGAVVLFPTDSQYAIGCDYKNKKGIERIREIRALGKDDHLTILCDSLSGISKFAHISDHNFKLIKRLIPGPYTFILPATKEVPKLLVHPKKKTVGIRVPDYPIAEGLVRELGNPMLAITAKKPNMNGNALEKYEREPFLREFEKVVDVTIDNQQKLPSRETSILDMTDDNTKILRRDLGAEEFEEVFRMEGEPLEEEI; the protein is encoded by the coding sequence ATGGCAGAACGAGTTAAACTGCACCCGGAAACACCACATGTTAAGCGACTTTTTGAAGTAACTGATAAAATTCGAGATGGCGCGGTTGTATTATTTCCGACGGACAGCCAGTATGCAATTGGTTGCGATTATAAGAATAAAAAAGGGATTGAAAGAATTCGAGAAATACGTGCCTTAGGAAAAGATGATCACCTGACAATTTTGTGCGATTCGTTGTCTGGTATTTCTAAGTTTGCTCATATATCAGATCACAATTTTAAATTGATTAAGCGACTGATTCCGGGCCCATATACCTTTATATTGCCGGCTACTAAAGAAGTACCCAAGCTGCTGGTGCATCCCAAGAAAAAAACGGTGGGCATTCGTGTGCCCGATTACCCTATTGCAGAAGGGTTGGTTCGTGAATTGGGTAATCCTATGCTTGCTATTACAGCTAAAAAGCCCAATATGAATGGGAACGCACTGGAAAAGTATGAACGAGAACCATTCTTAAGAGAATTTGAAAAGGTGGTGGATGTTACTATTGATAACCAGCAGAAACTACCCTCTAGGGAAACATCAATTCTGGATATGACTGATGATAATACGAAGATTTTACGTCGTGATCTGGGAGCCGAAGAGTTTGAAGAGGTGTTTCGGATGGAAGGAGAACCATTAGAGGAAGAGATATAG
- a CDS encoding metal-dependent hydrolase gives MDTSVKAQWLGHSAFKLVSPNDNTILIDPFLSQNPATPDEYKQQDEVDYILLTHGHEDHVGDTLEIAQNTGCKVATMVELSRLLVGKHGLSEDQAIEFNKGGTVDFDDFSVTMVSANHSSSFKGDYAGDPAGLVITFDNDITFYHLGDTNIFYDLELYGELYEPDIIAVPMGDHYTMGPEEAAMACELIEADYAVPIHYGTFPVLTGDPKVFKEETEDCCDTEVWIPKAGENFLG, from the coding sequence ATGGATACATCAGTAAAAGCACAGTGGTTAGGACACTCCGCTTTTAAACTTGTAAGTCCTAACGATAATACCATTTTGATCGATCCGTTTCTTTCTCAAAATCCTGCTACACCTGATGAATATAAACAACAGGATGAGGTTGATTATATTTTACTTACCCACGGCCATGAAGATCATGTGGGTGACACCCTTGAAATTGCCCAAAACACCGGCTGTAAAGTAGCTACTATGGTTGAGCTTTCTCGTCTTCTTGTGGGCAAGCATGGGCTCAGCGAAGACCAGGCCATAGAATTCAACAAAGGAGGAACGGTCGACTTCGATGATTTCTCTGTCACAATGGTATCGGCAAATCACAGTTCCTCTTTTAAAGGCGACTATGCCGGGGACCCCGCGGGGTTGGTTATCACTTTCGATAATGATATCACCTTTTACCATCTGGGAGATACTAATATCTTTTATGATCTGGAACTCTATGGAGAGCTATACGAGCCAGATATTATAGCAGTTCCTATGGGAGACCATTATACTATGGGACCAGAAGAGGCTGCAATGGCTTGCGAACTTATTGAAGCCGACTATGCAGTGCCTATCCACTATGGTACTTTTCCCGTACTAACCGGCGACCCCAAGGTCTTCAAAGAAGAAACCGAAGATTGTTGTGATACAGAAGTTTGGATTCCCAAAGCCGGCGAGAACTTCCTGGGATAA
- a CDS encoding DUF420 domain-containing protein — MNSSEPFTIDLLKDISLGKAIAVILLISAISFTFLIWLIYFKGGSDYESTLITSLPALNALLNSASAVLLLFGYRAIRNRNFSKHMKFNLTAFVTSTFFLISYVIYHNFHGSTSFTGEGFVRPIYFFILISHIILSALVMPLILTSFYLAFSGKLKLHRKVSKVTLPVWLYVSVTGVAVFFLLRMYS, encoded by the coding sequence ATGAACTCCTCTGAGCCATTTACTATTGATCTGTTGAAGGATATAAGTCTTGGCAAAGCTATTGCTGTTATCCTATTAATAAGTGCTATTTCATTTACCTTTCTTATTTGGTTGATCTACTTCAAAGGGGGGAGCGATTATGAATCTACCCTCATTACGAGCTTGCCTGCTCTAAATGCTTTATTAAATAGTGCAAGTGCAGTGTTATTACTATTTGGATATCGGGCTATACGAAATAGGAATTTTAGCAAGCATATGAAGTTTAACCTAACGGCCTTTGTAACATCTACGTTTTTTCTGATCAGTTATGTGATATACCATAATTTCCATGGAAGTACTTCTTTTACCGGTGAAGGCTTTGTCCGGCCGATCTACTTCTTTATCTTGATCTCTCATATTATTCTTTCTGCTTTAGTAATGCCTCTTATTCTTACCAGCTTTTACTTGGCCTTTTCCGGTAAACTAAAATTACATCGAAAGGTGTCAAAAGTAACTCTTCCGGTTTGGTTATATGTATCGGTAACAGGTGTAGCTGTTTTTTTCTTGCTGAGGATGTATAGTTAG
- a CDS encoding cytochrome c3 family protein encodes MAQIFPKWANEVPHQILLGLIIFATATVAGVWYFFSPEYTDVGYAPEQPIAYSHKLHAGKLDIDCQYCHTNVGKSKHANVPATQTCMNCHNQIDSNNPDEVEKIRESWKSDESIEWVRVHNLPDYAYFNHAAHVNVGVGCETCHGRVDRMEVVEQKETLSMSWCLDCHRNPEQYVRPVEEVTTMGYEPNKKQLELGRELVAKHNIAPPTYCQGCHY; translated from the coding sequence ATGGCTCAGATCTTTCCCAAATGGGCAAATGAAGTTCCGCACCAGATTTTGCTCGGGCTTATCATTTTCGCAACAGCAACAGTAGCAGGAGTTTGGTACTTTTTCTCCCCTGAATATACCGATGTCGGTTATGCTCCCGAGCAGCCCATTGCGTACAGCCATAAATTGCACGCAGGCAAACTCGATATCGATTGCCAATACTGCCACACCAATGTTGGAAAATCTAAACACGCGAATGTGCCGGCTACGCAAACATGCATGAATTGCCACAACCAAATTGATTCCAACAACCCTGACGAGGTTGAAAAAATTCGCGAAAGCTGGAAATCTGACGAATCTATTGAATGGGTCCGCGTACATAATCTCCCTGATTACGCATATTTCAACCACGCAGCACACGTTAATGTTGGCGTAGGGTGTGAAACATGTCATGGTCGCGTAGACCGTATGGAAGTTGTTGAACAAAAAGAAACTTTAAGCATGAGCTGGTGCCTGGATTGCCATCGAAATCCCGAACAGTACGTTCGCCCGGTGGAAGAAGTCACTACAATGGGCTATGAGCCTAACAAAAAGCAGCTAGAATTAGGGCGTGAACTTGTTGCAAAGCATAATATTGCACCGCCAACTTATTGCCAAGGCTGCCACTACTAA
- a CDS encoding TAT-variant-translocated molybdopterin oxidoreductase has product MSEDVKNPNYWKSLGELARNDEYEKFVEREFPENATELNDEVSRRSFLRVMGASIALAGFAACRRPVQKIMPYSKMPEDVVPGKPMFYASAMPFQGALDGIVVENNEGRPSKIEGNELHPSSNGNTSIFGQAAILNMYDPDRSRKVRKDGEQSSVSAFAKFCSEHFTDTEQNIAFISEANSSPTYNRLKAQALNKFSNAQWVTYEAFGEDNALEGTNIAFGKRLRTVNHYDKAETIVSFDDDFLNPAGDQNSVQNTKQFTDGRDVTSPEDEMSRFYAIESTFSITGSNADNRLRIKSGEINLFIYALAAELAKSVDGLSAFSGYSNKFSDHEWIPVLAEELLENKGESILTVGRDHKPALHAAVSAMNAALGNAEETVTYHEVPYINDQNNNEAFANVVEELKNGNVDTVVLVGTNPAFTAPADLNFSNALSSAGQVIHLSQYYNETSKLANWHINRAHFLEAWGDGYSYSGTRSIIQPQIEPLYSGVSEIEFLSTVLNGEKPKGYDLVQDTWKDYYSSEFKSQWEKALHDGIADDTGFPSESVSISRTFNNRASDFLSKASTSEGMELVIRTDSTAFDGRFANNGWLQELPEPMTKITWDNVALMSKKTADKLGVKEAGLGKSEVEMIAITVDGTTVEMPAWVQPGHADDSITITVGYGREGIGRVANKTGFDTYPLRTTENMHFASDISVEKTGKMYEVACTQDHNTMEGRSLLRHATLQEYREDPHFSSYESSYDAEMPGVAFAEEHGEDDPLSIFNPIDEQEYPEDQPQWGMSIDLNACTGCGVCTIACTAENNIPIVGKREVNRGREMHWIRNDRYYEGDVNNPKALHQPVPCMHCELAPCEQVCPVAATTHSEDGMNQMTYNRCIGTRYCANNCPYKVRRFNFFNYSKEFLTGGDDPEIVQMAMNPEVTIRFRGVMEKCTYCVQRVNRAKINRDIETNGESKKPVDGSVETACQQACPADAIYFGDLTDPESEVVKTKKNNRNYLLLEELNTRPRTSYLSELSNPNPKLA; this is encoded by the coding sequence ATGAGCGAAGACGTAAAAAATCCCAATTACTGGAAAAGTCTGGGCGAACTTGCCAGAAATGATGAATATGAGAAGTTCGTCGAGCGCGAATTCCCGGAAAATGCTACAGAACTTAATGATGAGGTATCCCGGCGCAGTTTCTTGCGTGTAATGGGAGCTTCCATTGCCCTGGCAGGCTTTGCTGCCTGTCGGCGTCCCGTTCAAAAGATAATGCCTTACAGCAAGATGCCGGAAGATGTTGTTCCCGGCAAACCGATGTTTTATGCATCAGCAATGCCTTTTCAAGGTGCTCTGGATGGTATTGTAGTTGAAAACAACGAGGGGCGACCCAGCAAAATTGAAGGTAACGAACTACACCCTTCAAGTAACGGAAACACCAGTATTTTTGGACAAGCTGCGATCCTGAACATGTACGACCCGGATCGTTCTCGTAAAGTCCGAAAGGATGGAGAACAATCATCGGTAAGTGCTTTTGCTAAGTTTTGTAGTGAGCATTTTACTGATACTGAGCAAAATATCGCTTTTATCTCAGAAGCGAACTCTTCTCCTACTTATAATAGGCTTAAAGCACAGGCTCTTAACAAATTTTCTAATGCTCAGTGGGTAACCTACGAAGCATTTGGCGAAGACAATGCTCTTGAAGGAACAAATATTGCATTTGGTAAGCGCCTGCGTACGGTTAATCACTATGACAAGGCTGAAACAATTGTCAGCTTCGACGATGACTTCTTAAATCCAGCCGGAGATCAAAACAGCGTCCAAAATACGAAGCAGTTCACTGACGGACGTGATGTTACCTCTCCCGAGGACGAGATGTCTCGCTTTTATGCTATTGAAAGCACCTTCTCTATCACCGGCTCCAATGCTGATAACCGTCTGCGAATCAAATCAGGTGAAATAAACCTCTTTATATATGCTCTGGCAGCTGAATTGGCCAAATCTGTTGATGGATTATCGGCATTCAGCGGTTACAGTAACAAATTTTCTGATCACGAATGGATTCCCGTTCTCGCTGAAGAATTATTAGAGAACAAAGGAGAATCTATTCTTACTGTCGGACGAGATCACAAACCGGCTCTTCATGCGGCTGTATCAGCAATGAATGCTGCTCTTGGCAACGCTGAAGAAACGGTTACTTATCATGAGGTACCTTATATTAATGATCAAAACAACAATGAAGCATTTGCCAATGTTGTTGAAGAGTTAAAGAATGGTAATGTTGATACGGTAGTACTAGTAGGGACAAATCCTGCATTTACTGCCCCGGCCGACCTTAACTTCTCTAATGCACTTTCAAGTGCCGGTCAGGTTATACATCTCTCGCAATATTATAATGAGACCTCGAAACTAGCCAACTGGCATATTAATCGCGCCCATTTCCTTGAAGCATGGGGCGATGGCTACTCTTATAGTGGCACACGTTCTATTATCCAGCCGCAAATTGAGCCGCTGTATTCCGGTGTTAGTGAAATTGAGTTTTTAAGTACCGTGCTCAATGGCGAGAAGCCAAAAGGATATGATCTCGTTCAAGACACATGGAAAGATTATTACTCTTCAGAATTCAAAAGCCAGTGGGAAAAAGCACTGCACGATGGTATTGCAGACGATACTGGCTTCCCATCGGAGTCTGTTAGTATTTCTAGAACTTTTAATAACCGTGCTAGTGACTTCCTCAGTAAGGCTAGTACTTCTGAAGGGATGGAACTGGTTATTCGCACGGATTCTACCGCTTTTGACGGACGATTTGCCAACAATGGCTGGCTGCAGGAGCTTCCTGAGCCAATGACAAAAATCACCTGGGATAATGTTGCGCTGATGAGTAAGAAAACAGCCGACAAACTGGGAGTCAAAGAAGCCGGGTTAGGCAAATCTGAAGTAGAAATGATTGCTATTACTGTTGACGGTACTACCGTTGAGATGCCAGCGTGGGTCCAACCTGGCCATGCCGATGACAGTATTACCATCACCGTGGGTTACGGACGCGAAGGTATCGGGCGTGTTGCAAATAAAACCGGATTCGACACCTATCCGCTCCGTACAACCGAAAACATGCACTTCGCAAGTGACATTTCTGTAGAAAAAACAGGAAAAATGTACGAAGTAGCCTGTACACAGGACCATAACACTATGGAAGGTCGTTCCCTGTTGCGACATGCGACGCTTCAGGAATATCGCGAAGATCCGCATTTCTCTTCATATGAATCATCTTATGATGCTGAAATGCCGGGAGTTGCATTTGCCGAAGAGCATGGCGAGGACGATCCACTATCGATATTTAATCCAATTGATGAACAAGAATACCCGGAAGACCAACCGCAGTGGGGCATGTCTATTGACTTGAATGCCTGCACCGGTTGTGGTGTCTGTACTATTGCTTGTACGGCAGAAAACAACATCCCGATTGTCGGTAAACGCGAAGTGAACCGCGGTCGTGAAATGCATTGGATCCGAAATGACCGCTATTATGAAGGCGATGTTAATAATCCAAAAGCACTGCACCAGCCGGTACCATGTATGCACTGCGAATTGGCGCCTTGTGAACAAGTGTGCCCTGTTGCTGCAACAACTCACAGTGAAGACGGCATGAATCAGATGACCTATAACCGCTGTATTGGTACACGTTACTGCGCTAACAACTGTCCGTATAAAGTTCGTCGCTTCAACTTCTTCAATTATTCGAAAGAATTCTTGACGGGAGGCGATGATCCTGAAATTGTACAGATGGCAATGAATCCGGAGGTTACCATTCGTTTCCGCGGTGTGATGGAAAAATGTACATACTGCGTGCAACGTGTTAACCGAGCAAAAATTAATCGAGACATTGAAACAAACGGTGAATCGAAAAAACCAGTAGACGGTTCCGTAGAGACTGCTTGTCAGCAAGCATGTCCTGCAGATGCTATCTACTTCGGTGATCTTACCGATCCAGAGAGTGAAGTAGTGAAAACGAAGAAGAACAATCGTAACTACTTGCTACTCGAAGAGCTTAATACACGTCCTAGAACGTCATATCTCTCAGAACTTAGTAACCCCAATCCGAAATTGGCTTAA
- the nrfD gene encoding NrfD/PsrC family molybdoenzyme membrane anchor subunit: protein MSTDYQYVPEPKLVKGDHTFGSITDIIAKTPLSPTPKLWYLAFGVANVLLITLLGAIGYLVWDGTGIWGLNNPAGWGWAIINFVWWVGIGHAGTLISAILFLFRQGWRTAINRFAEAMTIFAVMCAGIFPAIHVGRIWVIYWVFPVPNQMAAWPNFSSPLLWDVFAVSTYFTVSLLFWYVGLIPDFATLRDKAKSKVAKISYGIAALGWTGSFKNWWHYEKAYMILAGLATPLVLSVHTIVSFDFAVSVIPGWHSTIFPPYFVAGAIYSGFAMVLTLMLIARKIYGLQDIMNIDIMEKMNLVMMVTGNLVAFAYLMEGFVAWYSGYIYEQGIFWLYVVGPYAWGFWILMFCNVITPQFLWFKKIRRNVAFTFVISIIVNIGMWFERFMISVASLATDFMPSAWDYYSPTLWDILTYVGTFGLFFTFFLLFLRFLPMVAIAEVKGVMPQADPHNYDEETKEFDISKTEPVVVQQEQTV, encoded by the coding sequence ATGAGCACAGATTACCAATACGTACCAGAGCCAAAACTCGTAAAAGGTGACCACACCTTTGGGAGTATTACTGATATTATTGCTAAGACTCCCTTATCCCCCACACCTAAATTGTGGTACCTGGCATTTGGTGTTGCCAACGTCTTATTAATCACTCTTTTAGGAGCAATAGGTTATCTCGTTTGGGATGGAACCGGTATTTGGGGCCTTAACAACCCTGCTGGATGGGGTTGGGCTATTATAAACTTTGTTTGGTGGGTTGGTATCGGTCACGCGGGAACGCTTATTTCTGCTATTCTTTTCCTTTTCCGACAAGGCTGGCGAACAGCAATTAACCGCTTTGCGGAGGCTATGACCATTTTTGCTGTGATGTGTGCAGGTATTTTTCCTGCTATTCACGTTGGTCGTATTTGGGTTATCTACTGGGTTTTCCCGGTTCCCAATCAAATGGCAGCATGGCCTAACTTCTCTAGTCCTCTGTTATGGGATGTTTTTGCAGTAAGTACCTACTTTACTGTTTCCTTACTCTTCTGGTATGTAGGGCTTATTCCTGACTTTGCTACTCTTCGCGATAAAGCGAAAAGCAAAGTTGCTAAAATCTCTTATGGTATTGCCGCTCTGGGATGGACAGGTAGTTTTAAAAACTGGTGGCACTATGAAAAGGCCTACATGATTTTGGCTGGTCTTGCCACTCCACTGGTACTTTCTGTACACACCATTGTATCTTTTGACTTCGCTGTTTCTGTAATTCCGGGCTGGCACAGTACCATTTTCCCACCCTACTTTGTCGCCGGTGCTATTTATTCCGGTTTTGCCATGGTATTAACATTGATGTTAATCGCTCGAAAAATATACGGTCTCCAAGACATCATGAACATTGATATCATGGAGAAAATGAATCTTGTGATGATGGTAACAGGTAACTTAGTTGCTTTCGCTTACCTGATGGAGGGGTTTGTTGCCTGGTACAGTGGTTATATTTATGAACAAGGAATTTTCTGGCTCTACGTCGTTGGTCCTTATGCATGGGGCTTCTGGATACTGATGTTTTGTAACGTTATAACCCCTCAGTTCTTATGGTTTAAAAAGATACGACGTAATGTAGCCTTTACATTTGTGATCTCAATTATTGTAAATATCGGTATGTGGTTTGAGCGATTCATGATTTCTGTGGCATCGCTTGCTACTGATTTCATGCCTTCAGCATGGGATTATTATTCACCGACATTGTGGGATATCCTCACTTATGTGGGTACCTTTGGGCTTTTCTTCACTTTCTTCCTACTCTTCCTGCGGTTCTTGCCAATGGTAGCTATTGCAGAGGTTAAAGGTGTTATGCCCCAAGCCGATCCGCATAATTACGATGAGGAGACTAAAGAATTCGATATATCAAAAACTGAACCTGTTGTGGTTCAACAAGAGCAAACTGTTTAG
- a CDS encoding DUF3341 domain-containing protein, producing the protein MEAENKDVYGVLAEFRNPKELVDAAESVKKSGYKDFDTYAPFPIHGMEKAMGIKESPLGWIVLGGALTGMIGALALMIWVMGYEYPMNISGKPFINIPIYIPITFELTVLLSAFAAVFGMIGLNKLPRFHNPLFNVDRFDKASDDGFFVCIEATDSLFAEEKVTKLLQDNGATHIETVYDSE; encoded by the coding sequence ATGGAAGCAGAAAACAAAGACGTATACGGCGTATTAGCCGAGTTCCGTAATCCGAAGGAGCTTGTTGATGCGGCAGAATCTGTAAAAAAATCCGGCTACAAGGATTTTGACACCTATGCCCCTTTTCCCATCCACGGGATGGAAAAGGCAATGGGAATCAAAGAATCTCCGTTGGGGTGGATTGTTCTCGGTGGGGCCCTTACCGGAATGATAGGGGCACTTGCCCTGATGATTTGGGTAATGGGTTATGAATACCCTATGAACATCAGTGGTAAGCCGTTTATCAATATTCCGATCTATATTCCTATTACTTTTGAGCTAACCGTCTTACTTTCTGCCTTTGCAGCGGTATTCGGAATGATTGGCCTTAACAAGCTTCCACGTTTTCACAATCCATTATTTAACGTAGATCGTTTTGATAAAGCTTCGGATGATGGCTTCTTTGTATGCATTGAAGCAACCGACAGTTTATTTGCCGAAGAAAAAGTTACCAAACTGCTCCAAGACAACGGGGCTACTCATATTGAAACTGTTTACGATTCGGAATAA